In Helianthus annuus cultivar XRQ/B chromosome 9, HanXRQr2.0-SUNRISE, whole genome shotgun sequence, the following are encoded in one genomic region:
- the LOC118481703 gene encoding uncharacterized protein LOC118481703 — translation MTENHDFKAPRPMTNKKGQDPNLYCDFHKDSGHLTDDCYSLHQEIERALKSGKLSHLVKNVRKETRQLQRHDEGNHKKVRRLETHMVNGPRYSAKEKGKRPYELSWQEQQVIFPVVRGGPRATRPVVITADIIYEQFFNQFDEEDKARLEPVDYPLSGFCNEMVFPLGQISFPVTLSDGKHSRTISVNFMVMPMKSRHDVLIGRETQGELNMVTSTPHSAIGFLTKTGVAIIYAKKEVMSTEEVRPAKAAKVSTTKPEKWVLNRKYPEQTVTIGHAISSDTRTRLKQLLF, via the exons atgacggagaacCACGATTTTAAGGCTCCCAGACCTATGACAAACAAGAAGGGGCAAGACCCCAACTTGTACTGTGATTTTCATAAAGACTCAGGGCACTTGACTGACGACTGCTATAGTTTGCACCAAGAGATCGAGAGAGCGCTTAAAAGTGGTAAGCTAAGCCACTTGGTGAAGAACGTGCGCAAAGAAACTCGCCAGCTCCAGCGCCATGATGAAGGAAATCACAAGAAAGTCCGACGCTTAGAGAcccacatggtcaacggaccgaGATATAGCGCAAAAGAGAAAGGCAAGCGCCCCTATGAGCTTTCATGGCAGGAGCAACAGGTCATTTTCCCGGTAGTGCGCGGCGGTCCTCGCGCCACACGACCCGTCGTTATTACCG CTGACATCATTTATGAGCAGTTTTTTAACCAATTTGATGAAGAAGACAAGgcgagactcgagccagtcgaCTATCCCTTGTCCGGATTTTGCAATGAGATGGTTTTCCCACTTGGTcagatcagtttccccgtcacactttctgacgggaaacattcaagaacaatAAGCGTGAATTTCATGGTGATGCCCATGAAATCAAGGCATGATGTGTTAATTGGGAGGGAGACCCAAGGCGAGCTGAACATGGTGACTTCAACTCCCCACTCTGCGATAGGGTTCCTAACCAAAACGGGAGTAGCAATCATCTATGCCAAGAAGGAAGTGATGTCAACTGAAGAAGTGCGCCCAGCGAAAGCGGCGAAGGTTTCCACAACCAAGCCCGAAAAATGGGTTTTAAACCGCAAATACCCAGAGCAAacagtgacaattggccacgccatttcgtctGACACCCGAACGCGTTTAAAGCAATTATTGTTCTGA